The proteins below come from a single Halothiobacillus neapolitanus c2 genomic window:
- the msrA gene encoding peptide-methionine (S)-S-oxide reductase MsrA, translated as MASNVHAADTGAGQTSAAATDSIVLGMGCFWGAEKRMSEIPGVVDVESGYAGGDKARVGYREILNDEQAIRRGALDERNHAEVIKVTFDPAKVSLKTILIKFWENHDPTQGDRQGNDVGSNYRSVIYYHDDAQKAVALETRDAYQTALTQAGRGTITTEIAPLRNYNTAEEYHQDYLKKNPNGYCGLGGTGVAYPGSDQAASAPAPQLVAADLNADRQLIVFEAHDCPFCAQFKKDVLADWRSPVPVVATLNPNPPKNWTLEKALFATPTIVLFEQGKEVSRYTGYNGDKDRFWKWLGFHLLTPEQQKIAFEQGTERPGTGSHLDEKRPGTFVDPITGAPLFRSDTKFNSGTGWPSFFNPLPGAIELREDNAYGMRRVEVISASSGIHLGHVFDDGPPPTGKRYCINGDVLNFVPDKP; from the coding sequence ATGGCAAGCAATGTTCACGCGGCCGATACCGGCGCAGGTCAAACGAGCGCCGCGGCCACCGACTCGATCGTATTGGGCATGGGCTGCTTCTGGGGCGCAGAAAAGCGTATGTCGGAAATCCCCGGTGTGGTGGATGTGGAATCCGGTTACGCGGGCGGTGACAAGGCACGAGTTGGTTATCGCGAGATTCTAAACGATGAGCAGGCCATCCGTCGGGGTGCGCTCGACGAGCGGAATCACGCCGAAGTGATCAAAGTAACCTTTGATCCGGCCAAGGTGAGCCTGAAAACCATCCTGATCAAATTCTGGGAAAACCACGATCCGACCCAGGGTGACCGTCAAGGTAACGATGTCGGCAGCAATTACCGCAGCGTGATTTATTATCATGACGATGCGCAGAAGGCGGTCGCACTGGAAACTCGGGATGCCTATCAAACCGCTTTGACCCAGGCCGGACGCGGTACGATCACCACCGAGATTGCACCTTTGCGCAACTACAACACCGCCGAGGAATACCATCAGGACTACCTTAAGAAAAACCCCAACGGTTACTGTGGTCTGGGTGGCACCGGCGTGGCCTATCCCGGCAGTGATCAGGCTGCTTCTGCCCCAGCACCGCAACTGGTTGCGGCGGATTTGAATGCCGATCGGCAGCTGATTGTGTTTGAAGCCCATGATTGCCCGTTCTGCGCCCAGTTCAAGAAAGACGTGCTTGCCGATTGGCGTTCGCCCGTGCCGGTCGTCGCAACGCTCAACCCCAATCCGCCCAAGAACTGGACGCTAGAAAAAGCCCTGTTTGCCACGCCCACCATCGTGCTGTTCGAGCAGGGCAAGGAAGTATCCCGATACACCGGCTATAACGGCGACAAGGACCGATTCTGGAAATGGCTCGGCTTTCACCTGTTGACGCCGGAACAACAGAAAATCGCGTTTGAGCAAGGCACGGAGCGACCGGGAACCGGCTCGCATCTGGACGAAAAGCGCCCCGGCACCTTCGTCGATCCGATCACCGGCGCGCCGCTGTTCCGCAGCGACACCAAATTCAACAGCGGCACCGGTTGGCCGAGTTTCTTCAATCCCCTACCGGGCGCCATCGAGCTCAGAGAGGACAATGCCTACGGCATGCGCCGCGTCGAGGTGATCAGCGCCAGCTCGGGCATCCATTTGGGGCATGTGTTTGACGATGGCCCGCCACCGACCGGCAAACGCTACTGCATCAACGGCGATGTACTGAATTTTGTGCCCGATAAACCTTAG
- the phoR gene encoding phosphate regulon sensor histidine kinase PhoR, whose translation MPQKILNTVKRPDRSPTARYRHQDRIWRLNAARWRQELLLLLLSAVPGGVLFMLGGAISWAIALTFACYALSLLYRLMRLARNVRRQFTGQTTYGLTGLIQDRQRRVRASWVRRQRKLVDLLKRYHRSAMSVPDAMVVLSPLREIEWLNDAACDLLNLTQNDVGLRIDNLIRNPTFVNWLGEGASGRVLEFQSPGDEHRALNLRMEPYGEDRSLLIGRDVTALYRLQGVRQDFVANVSHELRTPLTVLAGYLETLLDSEEDTQGEMFRILTNMHQQSERMRRIVEDLLLLSRLETSRPDEEYFESIDMRSLLETVAHDAQLLSGAEQHQIQLEVDPGLWLIGILRELHSALSNLVFNAVKYTPGGGTITIRWYQNEKGQPVFESQDTGIGIEPRHIPRLTERFYRIDVARSRTRGGTGLGLAIVKHVILRHDAKLDITSQLNQGSVFRVTFPASRAERHNSPSLTAGMKNAQ comes from the coding sequence GTGCCGCAGAAAATACTCAACACCGTCAAACGACCCGATCGATCTCCCACTGCTCGATACAGGCACCAAGACCGGATATGGCGCCTGAACGCCGCACGCTGGCGGCAGGAATTGCTGTTACTCCTGCTCTCGGCCGTGCCGGGCGGGGTTCTGTTCATGTTGGGTGGCGCAATCAGCTGGGCCATCGCCCTCACGTTTGCCTGTTACGCCCTCTCGCTGCTGTATCGGTTGATGCGTCTGGCGCGTAACGTCCGGCGTCAATTCACCGGTCAGACAACCTACGGTCTGACCGGCCTGATTCAGGATCGCCAACGCCGTGTACGCGCCTCCTGGGTTCGGCGACAACGCAAGCTGGTCGATTTGTTGAAGCGCTACCATCGCTCCGCCATGTCGGTACCGGATGCGATGGTGGTGCTGTCCCCGTTGCGTGAAATCGAGTGGTTGAACGATGCCGCCTGCGATCTGCTGAATCTGACGCAGAACGATGTGGGCCTACGTATCGACAACCTGATACGCAACCCCACTTTCGTGAATTGGTTGGGCGAAGGCGCTTCGGGGCGTGTACTGGAATTCCAATCCCCGGGCGATGAGCACCGTGCGCTGAATCTGCGCATGGAACCCTATGGCGAGGATCGCAGCCTGCTGATCGGGCGGGACGTGACGGCGCTCTATCGACTTCAGGGGGTGCGGCAGGATTTCGTGGCCAACGTGTCGCATGAATTGCGCACACCGCTGACCGTGCTGGCGGGTTACCTCGAAACTTTGCTCGACAGCGAAGAAGATACGCAGGGCGAAATGTTCCGCATTCTCACCAATATGCATCAGCAATCGGAGCGCATGCGGCGCATCGTCGAAGATCTGTTGCTGCTTTCGCGATTGGAAACCTCGCGGCCCGACGAGGAGTATTTCGAGTCCATCGACATGCGAAGCCTGCTCGAAACCGTCGCTCATGATGCGCAATTGCTCTCCGGCGCAGAACAGCATCAAATTCAGCTGGAAGTAGACCCAGGACTATGGCTAATCGGCATCCTGAGAGAGCTGCATTCCGCCCTGTCGAATTTGGTCTTCAACGCCGTCAAATATACCCCTGGCGGCGGGACAATCACGATTCGCTGGTATCAGAACGAGAAAGGCCAACCCGTATTCGAATCGCAGGACACCGGCATCGGTATCGAACCACGGCACATTCCCCGACTCACCGAACGGTTCTATCGAATCGATGTGGCCCGTTCGCGCACGCGCGGCGGCACGGGGCTCGGTCTTGCGATCGTCAAGCATGTGATTCTCAGACACGATGCCAAGTTGGACATCACCAGTCAACTGAATCAGGGCAGCGTGTTCCGGGTCACCTTCCCTGCCTCGCGCGCCGAGCGCCACAACTCGCCGAGTCTGACAGCAGGCATGAAAAACGCCCAATAA
- a CDS encoding sigma-54-dependent transcriptional regulator — protein MTACLIVDDELDIRTLIALSLRREGVTCHLAADLASARAQLAESGHTLSFCLTDMRLPDGDGLDLLDEIRQRFPDLPVAVITAHGQVDAAVRALKAGAFDFVSKPIEQLVLKRLLRDALKARTLDSAPDQSSQHALGSSASGQDAAPREGPFDAGPNAADMGQGAAKSPLIGPSRAMQMLRETIAKVARSQAPVFICGESGTGKELVARQIHELSGRADGPFIPVNCGAIPAELIESELFGHKKGAFTGAHQAHEGLFRAAEGGSLFLDEVADLPLGLQVKLLRAIQERKVRPVGEYAEVPIDVRIISASHQDLNAAVRDGRFRHDLFYRLNVIELRVPPLRARLEDLPALCAHILGKLAEREHRPPPHLTPEALSWLAQQSFEGNVRGLENLLERAIALTEGDLLGVSALTDFPGDNSFDSSAEQNGLHLGSPPDVKSTWGATPPSSALEAEEQRQVLSALEMTRWNRSEAARRLGLSLRQLRYRLAKWGVE, from the coding sequence ATGACCGCTTGCCTGATCGTTGATGATGAACTGGATATTCGCACCCTCATTGCCTTGTCGTTGCGCCGTGAAGGCGTGACTTGCCATCTGGCCGCCGATCTGGCCAGCGCGCGCGCTCAGTTGGCAGAGTCGGGCCACACGTTAAGTTTTTGTTTGACCGACATGCGCTTGCCCGATGGCGATGGGCTTGATCTGCTCGATGAGATTCGCCAGCGGTTTCCCGATTTGCCTGTCGCGGTAATTACGGCGCATGGGCAAGTGGACGCGGCCGTGCGCGCCCTCAAGGCAGGCGCATTCGATTTTGTTTCCAAACCGATCGAGCAATTGGTGCTCAAGCGCCTGTTGCGCGATGCATTAAAGGCCAGAACACTTGATTCGGCTCCTGATCAGTCATCTCAGCATGCGTTAGGGTCGAGCGCATCCGGGCAAGACGCGGCGCCCAGAGAAGGTCCTTTCGATGCTGGCCCGAACGCGGCTGACATGGGGCAGGGCGCGGCCAAATCACCATTGATTGGCCCGTCGCGTGCCATGCAGATGCTGCGTGAAACCATTGCCAAGGTGGCGCGATCTCAGGCACCGGTGTTCATCTGCGGCGAGTCGGGCACAGGCAAAGAGCTGGTGGCGCGACAGATCCATGAACTCAGTGGTCGGGCCGACGGCCCTTTCATTCCGGTCAACTGCGGTGCCATTCCGGCTGAATTGATCGAGAGCGAGTTGTTCGGCCACAAGAAAGGTGCTTTCACGGGCGCGCATCAGGCGCATGAAGGGCTTTTTCGTGCGGCGGAAGGCGGGAGCCTGTTTCTGGACGAAGTGGCCGATTTGCCGCTGGGTTTGCAGGTCAAGTTGCTGCGCGCCATTCAGGAGCGCAAGGTGCGCCCGGTGGGTGAGTATGCCGAAGTCCCCATTGATGTGCGCATCATCTCCGCATCGCATCAGGACTTGAATGCGGCGGTGCGCGATGGGCGCTTCCGGCACGATTTGTTTTACCGCCTCAATGTGATCGAGCTACGCGTGCCGCCGCTGCGCGCGCGCTTGGAAGATCTCCCCGCGCTCTGTGCCCATATCCTGGGCAAGCTGGCTGAGCGCGAGCACCGCCCACCCCCGCACCTCACTCCGGAGGCATTGAGTTGGCTGGCCCAGCAGTCATTTGAGGGGAATGTTCGGGGATTGGAGAATCTACTGGAGCGGGCCATCGCGTTGACCGAGGGTGATCTGCTTGGCGTTTCCGCACTGACCGATTTCCCGGGGGACAATTCGTTTGACTCTTCGGCCGAGCAGAATGGTCTTCATTTGGGTTCACCACCGGACGTCAAATCGACTTGGGGCGCTACGCCGCCGAGCAGCGCATTGGAAGCCGAAGAGCAGCGGCAGGTGCTCAGCGCGCTGGAAATGACCCGGTGGAATCGCAGCGAGGCGGCCCGACGTTTGGGGTTGAGCTTGCGGCAACTCCGCTATCGGCTGGCCAAATGGGGCGTCGAATAA
- a CDS encoding sensor histidine kinase, translating to MISIRNKNSQAYENDNWRGIRLVNAYRVFLAFAFVAASISGRGPQVFGQQDPYLFGFVAWGYLVLAMGFEFLLELHVLPFRPQAHLHALGDIIVLVFVMHASGGPGGGIALLMIIAVGLSAVLLGATAAMGYAALASILVLGETMVSSLVDHEERQFAAAGFLGFALFVVAILVATFEQRVQRIERLTRRKEKEIHYLSTLAVQIIERSPNGILITDPSGQVDYINSAARQLLAIRRRDDVQGDVQGVASDAPTKLRLRDTHPVLANALQNWFDGQITEGIEYDQPHRFRAEFHALQTELGQRALVVLVDLSVEDARVQQNKLASLGRLTASIAHEVRNPLSSIRQASELLADSTSQEERAELIPIIIRHSARINTLVEGVLDVARRPQVQPTRIDFNQWLNEFVELHRLNWDASSVVWQAPEKVDAACALTFDVSHLWQIMDNLVTNAMRHGRSADDVTYLKIACQLAEPDTVMIRVCDRGPGLSDTAVHSLFEPFFTTHVEGVGLGLYVSRELALSNGAQLYAEAAGDDAAGSIGTCFVLRCPRAI from the coding sequence ATGATCTCGATCCGTAATAAAAACAGTCAAGCTTACGAAAACGACAACTGGCGGGGCATTCGGCTCGTTAATGCCTACCGTGTTTTTCTTGCCTTTGCGTTCGTCGCCGCCTCCATTTCCGGCCGGGGCCCGCAGGTTTTCGGGCAGCAGGATCCCTACCTGTTCGGTTTTGTGGCTTGGGGGTATCTCGTTCTGGCGATGGGGTTCGAGTTCCTGCTCGAACTGCATGTCCTGCCGTTTCGACCGCAGGCGCATTTGCACGCGCTGGGCGACATTATTGTTCTGGTGTTCGTGATGCATGCATCGGGCGGTCCGGGTGGCGGCATTGCCTTGTTGATGATTATCGCGGTTGGCCTTTCGGCGGTTTTACTGGGCGCTACGGCTGCTATGGGTTATGCCGCCTTGGCCAGCATCTTGGTGCTGGGTGAGACGATGGTTTCCTCTCTGGTCGATCACGAAGAACGCCAGTTTGCGGCCGCTGGCTTTCTGGGATTCGCCCTGTTCGTGGTGGCGATCCTGGTGGCGACATTCGAGCAGCGCGTCCAGCGTATCGAGCGTCTGACCCGGCGCAAAGAAAAGGAAATCCATTACCTGTCCACTTTGGCCGTCCAGATTATCGAGCGTTCGCCAAATGGTATTCTGATTACCGATCCGAGCGGGCAAGTGGATTACATCAATTCGGCAGCCCGACAGTTGCTGGCGATACGTCGACGGGATGATGTCCAGGGTGATGTCCAGGGTGTTGCGAGTGATGCGCCAACCAAGCTAAGACTCAGGGATACGCATCCTGTGCTCGCAAATGCGCTGCAAAACTGGTTCGATGGGCAGATAACCGAAGGGATCGAGTACGATCAGCCGCATCGATTTCGGGCGGAATTCCACGCGCTACAAACCGAACTGGGTCAGCGGGCACTGGTGGTTCTGGTGGATTTATCCGTCGAAGATGCCCGTGTTCAGCAGAACAAACTGGCCTCATTGGGCCGGTTGACGGCGAGCATTGCCCATGAAGTGCGCAACCCGTTGTCGTCTATCCGTCAGGCCAGTGAACTGCTTGCCGATTCGACTTCGCAGGAAGAACGCGCCGAGTTGATCCCGATCATCATCCGCCACAGTGCGCGCATCAACACCTTGGTCGAAGGCGTGTTGGATGTCGCGCGCAGGCCGCAGGTGCAGCCGACCCGTATTGATTTTAACCAGTGGCTGAATGAGTTTGTCGAACTCCATCGGCTCAACTGGGATGCCAGTTCGGTCGTTTGGCAAGCCCCCGAAAAAGTCGATGCAGCCTGCGCATTGACCTTTGATGTTTCACACCTCTGGCAGATTATGGATAACCTCGTCACCAATGCTATGCGGCATGGCCGTAGTGCCGATGATGTGACTTATTTGAAAATTGCCTGTCAGCTCGCCGAGCCGGATACGGTGATGATCCGTGTCTGTGATCGCGGCCCCGGCTTGTCCGATACTGCTGTTCATTCGTTGTTCGAGCCCTTTTTCACGACACACGTCGAAGGCGTGGGGCTGGGGTTGTATGTTAGTCGGGAACTTGCCCTCTCCAATGGCGCGCAACTGTATGCCGAAGCGGCAGGAGACGATGCCGCTGGTTCGATCGGCACCTGCTTTGTGCTTCGTTGTCCGCGCGCGATATGA
- a CDS encoding glycosyltransferase family 2 protein produces MMASTALSIILPAKNEIGAVGDTVRRIRLAFPDAEVLVVNDGSTDDTAGVAEAAGARVITHPYSMGNGAAIKTGARQATGEVLVFMDADGQHDPADIPRLLARLNDGLDMVVGARQSGSQASVGRGLANRFYNALASWMTGQKIEDLTSGFRAVRADKFREFLYLLPNGFSYPTTCTMAFFRAGYGVAYVPIMAAQRIGKSHIRLVKDGIRFLLIIFKIGTLYSPLKLFLPVSLLHFIVGLSYYLYTYSEFNRLSLASVFLWSAAVTIFLIGLVSEQITQLMYKDSGNRPDSRHD; encoded by the coding sequence ATGATGGCTTCAACCGCCCTTTCGATCATCCTGCCCGCCAAGAATGAAATCGGAGCGGTGGGGGATACCGTCAGGCGGATTCGTCTGGCCTTTCCCGATGCGGAAGTGCTCGTGGTCAACGATGGCTCGACCGACGATACCGCAGGGGTGGCGGAAGCGGCCGGCGCACGGGTCATCACTCATCCGTACAGTATGGGCAATGGCGCGGCCATCAAAACCGGCGCGCGCCAAGCGACCGGCGAGGTGTTGGTGTTCATGGATGCCGACGGTCAACACGATCCGGCGGATATTCCCCGCTTGCTCGCCCGGCTCAATGATGGGTTGGATATGGTGGTGGGCGCGCGCCAATCCGGTTCACAGGCCAGCGTGGGGCGCGGTTTGGCCAATCGCTTCTACAATGCACTGGCTTCCTGGATGACCGGTCAGAAGATCGAGGACCTGACTTCCGGCTTTCGCGCCGTGCGCGCCGATAAATTCCGCGAATTTCTTTACTTGCTGCCCAACGGATTCTCCTACCCCACAACCTGCACAATGGCGTTCTTCCGCGCCGGGTATGGTGTGGCCTATGTGCCGATCATGGCGGCCCAGCGGATTGGCAAAAGCCATATTCGGCTCGTCAAGGATGGCATCCGCTTTTTGCTGATCATCTTCAAGATCGGCACCCTGTACTCTCCCCTCAAATTGTTCCTGCCGGTTTCCCTGCTGCATTTCATAGTCGGTCTGAGCTATTACCTGTACACCTACAGTGAATTCAATCGCTTGTCGCTGGCATCGGTGTTTTTGTGGAGCGCGGCTGTCACCATTTTTCTGATTGGCCTTGTTTCCGAGCAGATCACGCAGTTGATGTACAAGGACAGCGGCAATCGGCCCGATTCCCGGCACGATTAG
- a CDS encoding YcgL domain-containing protein — MHCTIYKSLKKADLYLFLPKGILPDTLDATILTPFGRLEEVMHLDLSVDRALARTDAATVRHYLSTLGFYVQMPPGSQNWAHWDNLKAGIPRPADL; from the coding sequence ATGCACTGCACAATCTACAAAAGCCTGAAAAAAGCCGACCTGTACCTGTTTCTTCCCAAGGGCATCTTGCCGGACACGCTGGACGCGACAATACTGACGCCTTTTGGCCGACTGGAAGAGGTCATGCATCTGGATTTGAGCGTTGATCGCGCGCTGGCCAGGACGGATGCCGCCACGGTTCGCCACTATCTGTCGACGCTCGGGTTTTATGTGCAAATGCCACCGGGCAGCCAGAACTGGGCACATTGGGACAACCTCAAGGCCGGCATTCCTCGGCCAGCCGACCTTTAA
- a CDS encoding SCP-2 sterol transfer family protein gives MNAYQQQWNGAPEVAGALANSGFSTTIGVGFPEDPEPKAYVRVEQGMIVYAGAYDGSELHWDMRATPEQWEKWQDSPPGMVGLGSAVALGRLKFFAGDYATMIKNPALAGPFVKSFGLMGKVTA, from the coding sequence ATGAATGCATATCAACAACAATGGAATGGGGCGCCGGAAGTTGCCGGTGCGTTAGCCAATTCTGGTTTTTCGACGACGATCGGGGTCGGTTTCCCTGAGGACCCAGAACCCAAGGCTTATGTTCGTGTTGAACAGGGAATGATCGTTTACGCCGGTGCCTATGACGGCAGCGAACTGCACTGGGACATGCGTGCTACGCCCGAGCAATGGGAGAAGTGGCAGGATTCCCCACCGGGTATGGTGGGACTCGGATCTGCAGTGGCCTTGGGGCGACTGAAATTTTTTGCTGGTGATTACGCCACCATGATCAAGAACCCTGCGTTGGCTGGTCCATTCGTGAAAAGCTTTGGTCTGATGGGAAAAGTGACGGCCTGA
- a CDS encoding ProQ/FinO family protein, protein MTEQSSRPAADAADQSQSRDLAVDQTGSVASAPDAAVSAEAVVTSEAPAAQAAELGADSVPTGLEQADSESTDSEQKADKPAKKRVPPQEVIARLVAAWPSAFFSEPRSVKPLTIGVLQQILANRPTDLDGLNSHAIRTGIKFYTSRLSYHYGMVHNTHRITLAGEPAEEVDDKAREFAKAQIVAIKQQREARQAANQPAQNSADAASGAQTNDEAAEGKKPSRPKQARKPRPAAGSEGKGRDADAGAPSGQRPRRPRRDQARPPRSDKPAASATQAAAPATENLSMEEKLARLAQHFGKSG, encoded by the coding sequence ATGACCGAGCAATCTTCTCGCCCTGCCGCTGATGCGGCTGATCAATCACAATCTCGCGATCTGGCTGTTGATCAGACCGGCTCCGTGGCATCGGCACCGGACGCTGCTGTATCGGCAGAGGCTGTTGTGACTTCTGAAGCACCCGCGGCGCAAGCGGCGGAGCTTGGCGCCGACTCTGTGCCGACAGGTTTGGAGCAGGCGGATTCGGAATCCACAGATTCGGAACAAAAAGCCGATAAACCCGCCAAAAAGCGGGTTCCGCCACAGGAGGTCATCGCTCGTCTGGTTGCAGCCTGGCCTTCGGCTTTCTTTTCGGAGCCGCGCTCGGTCAAGCCACTGACAATCGGTGTGTTGCAGCAGATTCTGGCGAATCGTCCGACTGATCTCGATGGCTTGAACAGCCACGCGATCCGCACGGGCATCAAATTCTACACATCCCGGTTGTCGTACCACTATGGCATGGTGCATAACACGCACCGCATCACGCTCGCCGGAGAACCTGCCGAGGAAGTGGACGATAAGGCGCGCGAGTTTGCCAAAGCCCAGATCGTTGCGATCAAGCAGCAGCGAGAAGCGCGCCAAGCAGCAAACCAGCCTGCGCAGAATTCAGCGGATGCAGCCTCGGGAGCGCAAACCAACGATGAGGCCGCAGAGGGCAAGAAACCGTCCCGTCCCAAGCAGGCCCGCAAACCGCGCCCTGCCGCTGGAAGCGAAGGGAAAGGGCGTGATGCAGATGCTGGCGCGCCATCAGGTCAGCGCCCGCGCCGTCCGCGCCGGGACCAGGCGCGCCCTCCGCGATCAGACAAGCCGGCGGCTTCCGCTACTCAGGCTGCGGCACCCGCAACCGAGAACCTGAGTATGGAAGAGAAGCTCGCCCGTCTGGCCCAGCATTTCGGCAAATCCGGTTAG
- a CDS encoding AmpG family muropeptide MFS transporter encodes MNASWLAPFRRVLTSRTELAVLLLGFSSGLPFLLSSGTLQAWLTVSHISTSTIGLFALVGLPYTLKFLWAPLLDRYSLRWLGRRRSWMVLAQIAIALTLLAMAITKPESQIWAFALLALMLATLSATQDIAIDAWRTDTLSPEERGFGAALFVMAYRIGMLAAGSLAMIFAQYFGWPFTYTVMAVFMGIGIVATLIAPEKNTLELAPPSLLAAVVEPLREFFGRREAWALLALIVLYKFGDAFASALSTTFLIRGAGFSLAEIGLINNGLGLVITLVGGLFGGLWMIKLGLFRSLMVFGVLQAVTNLGYALLAVAPSLGLMVPVIALEHFTGGLGTAAFVALLMAACDIRYSATQFALLSAIASLGRVYLGPVAGLTVTALGWPSFFVLTFIAALPGLWLLFRLRAMIQQMDRSPN; translated from the coding sequence ATGAATGCCTCCTGGTTAGCTCCTTTCCGCCGTGTCCTGACCTCGCGTACCGAGCTGGCGGTTCTGTTGCTGGGGTTTTCTTCGGGGCTGCCATTCCTGTTGAGTTCCGGCACCTTGCAAGCCTGGTTGACGGTGAGTCACATCAGCACGTCCACGATTGGCTTGTTTGCGCTGGTCGGGTTGCCCTATACGCTCAAGTTTCTCTGGGCGCCTTTGCTTGATCGGTACAGCCTGCGCTGGCTGGGGCGGCGTCGAAGCTGGATGGTGCTGGCGCAGATCGCCATCGCACTGACACTGCTGGCCATGGCAATCACGAAACCGGAAAGCCAGATCTGGGCCTTTGCTCTTTTGGCATTGATGTTGGCGACGCTCTCGGCCACGCAGGATATCGCCATCGATGCATGGCGAACCGATACGCTCAGTCCAGAAGAGCGTGGTTTCGGTGCGGCGTTGTTCGTCATGGCCTATCGTATCGGGATGCTGGCGGCAGGCAGTCTGGCGATGATCTTCGCGCAATATTTCGGTTGGCCGTTTACCTACACGGTGATGGCGGTGTTCATGGGTATCGGCATCGTCGCCACCTTGATTGCCCCAGAGAAAAACACCCTGGAATTGGCGCCGCCAAGCTTGCTGGCGGCGGTGGTCGAGCCGCTACGGGAGTTCTTCGGACGACGCGAAGCCTGGGCCTTACTGGCGCTAATTGTTTTGTACAAGTTCGGTGACGCCTTTGCCAGCGCGCTTTCCACCACCTTCCTCATTCGCGGTGCCGGTTTCAGCTTGGCCGAAATTGGCCTGATCAACAATGGACTTGGTCTGGTCATCACTCTTGTCGGTGGTTTGTTCGGCGGTTTGTGGATGATCAAGCTGGGGCTGTTCCGCTCGCTCATGGTGTTTGGTGTGTTGCAGGCGGTGACGAATCTGGGTTACGCACTGCTGGCTGTGGCGCCCAGCCTAGGGTTGATGGTGCCGGTCATCGCGCTGGAGCATTTCACCGGAGGGCTGGGTACGGCGGCCTTTGTTGCCTTGCTGATGGCTGCTTGCGACATTCGTTATTCCGCCACACAATTTGCCCTGTTATCGGCAATTGCCAGCTTGGGGCGCGTATATCTCGGGCCGGTGGCGGGGTTGACGGTAACCGCCTTGGGGTGGCCCAGCTTTTTTGTGCTGACTTTTATCGCTGCTTTGCCCGGACTTTGGTTATTATTTCGACTCAGGGCGATGATCCAGCAGATGGATCGTTCGCCGAATTAA
- a CDS encoding PP0621 family protein has protein sequence MSKLLFWIVIILGIVGYVVYKRRARSTARLPGVKPLDTMETVRCAECGVFTAKNKAVMRDGHSFCSWEHAQKWHDRHSS, from the coding sequence ATGTCTAAATTATTGTTTTGGATTGTTATTATCCTCGGGATCGTTGGGTATGTGGTGTACAAGCGCCGCGCTCGCTCGACCGCGCGCCTGCCGGGTGTAAAACCGCTCGATACTATGGAAACCGTCCGTTGCGCCGAGTGCGGGGTGTTCACGGCAAAAAACAAGGCGGTGATGCGCGATGGGCACTCTTTTTGCAGTTGGGAACATGCCCAGAAATGGCATGATCGCCACTCCTCGTGA